In one window of Vicinamibacteria bacterium DNA:
- a CDS encoding protein kinase, which translates to MKPGDVISHYEILEPIGKGGMGEVYRAKDSKLGRDVAIKVLPEELARAEERIRRFQREAVVLASLNHPNIAGIHGLEESNGVQALVLELVEGPTLADRIAQGPIPQEEALGIAKQIAEALDAGHEAGIVHRDLKPANIKLKEDGTVKVLDYGLAKAFEGEGAGGNQELSQSPTLTRQGTQVGVILGTAGYMSPEQAKGKRVDKRTDIFAFGAVLYEMLTGKKAFPGEDVSETLAAVIRAEPEWSQLPRMPASVRVLLRRCLDKDAKRRLRDIGEARVVLEGADVETAETPATSHRAVYAWAVSALALGLVLGALAMKSSTASVDPTPGPVVRFDIRVPESPNGHLPTLLAMTPDERSLVFARGSGEAQQLFVRSLDEEAFTPIPGTEGGAQPFLSPDGEWLGFHADGRLKKVRLSGGPTAVLCELRSVHGATWVDDERIVFASEGALWELPAAGGTPRRLTGEATSRVVSWPDVLPGSKAVLFAETPGAHTAVAGGGVGVDDRSRVAVVSLETGKERVLIDNAIQPRFLRPGHLLFVRDETLWAVPFDLASLELDGEPLPVLQGIHAHGSHEGAQYAVSPNGSLAYSSGSGFESLESRLVFVDRSGIETPLPHEPGGYFGPRLSPDGRKVALSDGDSSKWDIWVLDVDRPARTRLTFDVLGDQPAWTSDGRRVAYASRASGEDDLYWMPADANGDPERLLENPSSNQRPYDFHPDGRTLLFGDRVSSANYDIWTMTFGEEAKPLVASEFNERAADFSPDGRWVAYTSNRSGRTEVYVTSYLEAGAAIAVSTSGGTEPAWSPTGRELFFRNGDAMLATQVRLEPELRIGTPLPLFEGSYLGSPAARTYDVTRDGQRFLMVKSESEASTAQIHIVLNWREELERLVPSRP; encoded by the coding sequence CGCCGGCATTCATGGGCTGGAGGAGTCCAACGGTGTCCAGGCGCTCGTTCTCGAGCTCGTGGAAGGACCCACGCTCGCCGACCGCATCGCCCAGGGCCCGATCCCGCAGGAGGAGGCCCTGGGGATCGCGAAGCAAATCGCCGAAGCGCTCGACGCGGGTCACGAGGCCGGCATCGTGCACCGCGACTTGAAGCCCGCGAACATCAAGCTCAAAGAAGACGGCACCGTCAAGGTGCTGGACTACGGACTCGCTAAAGCGTTCGAGGGCGAGGGCGCCGGCGGCAACCAAGAACTCTCGCAATCACCGACACTCACCCGGCAAGGCACGCAGGTGGGCGTCATACTGGGAACGGCGGGTTACATGAGCCCCGAGCAAGCGAAAGGCAAACGCGTCGACAAGCGCACCGACATTTTCGCGTTCGGTGCCGTGCTGTACGAGATGCTCACCGGCAAGAAAGCGTTCCCCGGCGAAGATGTTTCGGAAACGCTCGCCGCGGTGATCCGGGCGGAGCCGGAATGGAGTCAGCTGCCGCGTATGCCCGCGAGCGTGCGTGTTCTGCTGCGGCGCTGCCTCGACAAAGACGCGAAGCGCCGGCTTCGCGACATTGGCGAAGCTCGAGTTGTGCTCGAAGGCGCGGACGTCGAGACCGCGGAAACACCGGCGACGTCTCATCGCGCCGTGTACGCGTGGGCAGTCAGTGCGCTCGCTCTTGGCCTCGTGCTGGGCGCGTTGGCGATGAAATCTTCCACGGCGAGCGTCGATCCGACCCCTGGTCCTGTCGTGCGTTTCGATATCCGTGTTCCCGAAAGCCCCAACGGTCACCTGCCCACGCTTTTGGCGATGACACCCGATGAGAGAAGCCTCGTGTTCGCGCGAGGGTCGGGCGAGGCGCAACAGCTTTTCGTGCGATCGCTGGACGAGGAGGCTTTCACACCCATCCCCGGCACCGAAGGCGGCGCTCAACCCTTTCTGTCTCCCGACGGCGAATGGCTCGGCTTCCACGCGGACGGCCGGCTCAAGAAAGTTCGGCTGAGTGGAGGCCCCACAGCGGTTTTGTGCGAGCTCAGGAGCGTCCACGGTGCCACTTGGGTCGACGACGAACGCATCGTCTTCGCGAGCGAGGGAGCGCTGTGGGAGCTTCCGGCCGCAGGGGGGACGCCGCGACGTCTTACCGGCGAAGCGACCTCTCGCGTCGTGTCGTGGCCGGACGTTCTTCCTGGATCGAAAGCCGTCTTGTTCGCCGAAACCCCAGGCGCGCACACCGCGGTAGCCGGTGGTGGTGTGGGTGTCGACGACCGCTCCCGAGTCGCCGTCGTCTCGCTCGAGACAGGAAAGGAACGCGTCCTCATCGACAACGCGATACAGCCGCGATTCCTGCGCCCAGGACATTTGCTCTTCGTCCGCGACGAGACGCTCTGGGCGGTTCCGTTCGACCTGGCATCACTCGAGCTCGACGGCGAACCGCTGCCGGTCCTTCAAGGTATCCACGCTCATGGAAGCCATGAGGGGGCGCAGTACGCCGTAAGCCCGAACGGCTCGCTCGCCTACTCCAGTGGCTCCGGATTCGAATCTCTCGAAAGTCGTCTCGTTTTCGTCGATCGTTCGGGGATCGAGACGCCTCTTCCTCATGAGCCGGGGGGTTACTTCGGCCCGCGGCTGTCGCCGGATGGGCGAAAGGTCGCGCTCTCCGATGGAGACTCGAGCAAGTGGGATATCTGGGTTCTGGACGTCGACCGGCCGGCACGGACGAGGCTCACGTTCGACGTCTTGGGTGACCAACCGGCGTGGACGTCGGATGGACGTCGCGTCGCCTATGCCTCGCGAGCCAGCGGCGAAGACGATCTGTATTGGATGCCCGCCGACGCGAACGGAGACCCTGAACGTTTGCTCGAAAATCCCTCTTCCAATCAGAGGCCTTACGATTTTCACCCCGATGGGAGAACGCTTCTCTTCGGGGATCGTGTTTCGAGCGCGAACTACGATATCTGGACGATGACATTCGGCGAGGAGGCGAAGCCATTGGTAGCGTCGGAGTTCAACGAGCGGGCTGCGGACTTCTCCCCCGACGGCCGTTGGGTCGCCTACACTTCCAACCGATCCGGCCGCACCGAAGTCTATGTGACGTCCTATCTGGAGGCCGGAGCTGCGATTGCCGTCTCCACCAGCGGCGGCACCGAGCCCGCGTGGTCGCCAACGGGGCGTGAGCTCTTCTTTCGCAACGGCGACGCGATGTTGGCGACTCAAGTGCGGCTCGAGCCGGAGCTTCGAATCGGAACGCCCCTGCCGTTATTCGAGGGCTCCTACCTCGGTAGTCCGGCCGCGAGAACTTACGACGTGACGCGGGACGGTCAACGTTTCCTCATGGTCAAGTCGGAGTCGGAGGCTTCCACCGCGCAGATCCACATCGTGCTCAACTGGCGCGAGGAGCTGGAGCGTCTCGTACCGAGCCGCCCCTGA